Proteins encoded together in one Amblyomma americanum isolate KBUSLIRL-KWMA chromosome 1, ASM5285725v1, whole genome shotgun sequence window:
- the LOC144104440 gene encoding uncharacterized protein LOC144104440, whose product MQSALFGVPTTDHASSAAAGEAGVPRPVGCGRRLDRNMKSSVSASWSYPAAAHTEHSSLVESEDTQPKVHACQKREEQCTCGSARNLAQPSTVIAATIGLGAQAPCPPL is encoded by the exons ATGCAGTCCGCCTTGTTCGGTGTGCCGACGACGGACCACGCCTCGAGTGCGGCCGCGGGAGAGGCAGGTGTACCGCGCCCTGTGGGATGCGGACGCCGTCTGGACAGGAACATGAAATCCAGCGTCTCGGCATCCTGGTCATACCCTGCAGCAGCGCACACGGAGCACTCCTCACTGGTGGAGTCCGAGGACACCCAGCCCAAGGTCCACGCATGCCAGAAACGCGAGGAGCAGTGCACTTGTGGCAGCGCGCGCAACCTGGCTCAGCCGTCGACCGTCATTGCTGCGACAATTGGG CTGGGGGCCCAGGCTCCTTGTCCCCCGTTGTAA